In Eucalyptus grandis isolate ANBG69807.140 chromosome 4, ASM1654582v1, whole genome shotgun sequence, the following proteins share a genomic window:
- the LOC104440713 gene encoding histone H3-like centromeric protein HTR12 has product MARIKHTAHKSTGRRPRLPGSASASRSPASPGPTSTPGTSTSPGRSPRSATPRNPAASGQKKRRFRPGTVALREIRQFQKSWRLLIPRAPFIRTVKEISNALAPDITRWTVEALYAIQEAAEDFLVHLFEDAMLCAIHAKRVTLMRKDFELARRLGGKGQPW; this is encoded by the exons ATGGCGAGAATCAAGCACACCGCCCACAAGAGTACCGgccgccgcccccgcctccccg gctccgcctccgcctcgcggTCGCCGGCGTCGCCCGGGCCTACCTCC ACCCCTGGCACGAGCACAAGTCCAGGGAGAAGTCCAAGAAGTGCCACTCCCCGAA ATCCGGCGGCGTCAGGGCAGAAGAAGCGACGCTTTAGGCCAGGAACGGTTGCTCTCCGGGAAATTCGGCAATTCCAAAAGTCCTGGAGACTGCTCATACCGAGAGCTCCTTTCATTAGGACC GTAAAAGAAATTAGTAACGCTCTAGCCCCTGATATTACTCGTTGGACAGTTGAAGCTCTATATGCTATTCAGGAG GCAGCAGAGGATTTTCTGGTTCATTTATTTGAAGATGCAATGCTCTGTGCTATTCACGCAAAGCGTGTTACCCTTA TGAGGAAGGATTTTGAGCTGGCTCGACGGCTTGGAGGGAAGGGGCAGCCTTGGTGA